From a region of the Thermoflexus hugenholtzii JAD2 genome:
- a CDS encoding RNA polymerase sigma factor produces MAELHERYYRMLYFYVLGRVGERMAAEDLTAEVFTRLLEAFHRGRGPERHLAAWLFRTADHLVADHHRARYRRPEVALEEAWAAAREEERSDVVVQERVREALEHLTPDQRAVILMRFWMDLPLAQIARELGKSVGAVKLLQHRALAALAKQLQDLRSDHGAT; encoded by the coding sequence ATGGCCGAGCTGCACGAGCGGTATTACCGGATGCTGTATTTCTACGTGCTCGGCCGGGTTGGGGAACGGATGGCGGCGGAGGATCTGACCGCCGAGGTCTTCACACGTCTCCTGGAAGCCTTCCATCGGGGCCGGGGGCCGGAGCGCCATCTGGCGGCCTGGCTGTTCCGGACCGCCGATCATCTGGTGGCCGATCACCACCGCGCCCGCTACCGGCGCCCGGAGGTCGCGCTAGAGGAGGCGTGGGCCGCCGCGAGAGAGGAGGAGCGGAGCGATGTGGTGGTCCAGGAGCGGGTGCGAGAGGCTCTGGAGCACCTCACGCCCGATCAGCGGGCGGTGATCCTGATGCGGTTCTGGATGGATCTCCCCCTGGCGCAGATCGCCCGGGAGCTGGGGAAAAGCGTGGGGGCGGTGAAATTGCTCCAGCATCGGGCCCTGGCCGCCCTCGCTAAACAGTTACAGGATCTCAGGAGCGATCATGGCGCGACGTGA
- a CDS encoding DUF5666 domain-containing protein has translation MARREEELEQALRLLREGAPLEAVVARYPELAPALRAARLLERARPPGPSLRAELASRAAFLRRAEELRAARRPWAGILFGWLRYARAGAVLAGILLIAGVLHLLAQQSLPGDPLYGLKRAEERVWLALTLDPVERRLVEETLAARRWEEYRALAQRRGSGTVTWEGQIEGSEGITWRIGGIPVEVFPETEIVGPVALGQRAVVTAFLGPEGGLIALQIRAISETPTPIPEPEATRMPAETPETPTPAPVQTRLSMRTPQPTSTLIPGPAPTATPSPPAPATPTLTPTPTPMRGSTPTPTPTPEDHDEGETVEWKGVLQAIAGSTWIIDGRAVQVTGNTKIHGDPRIGDRVEVKARRQPDGTLVALEIERED, from the coding sequence ATGGCGCGACGTGAGGAGGAGCTGGAACAAGCCCTGCGGTTGCTCCGGGAAGGAGCTCCACTTGAAGCGGTGGTGGCCCGCTATCCGGAGCTGGCTCCGGCCCTGCGCGCCGCCCGTCTCCTGGAGAGGGCGCGCCCCCCCGGGCCGTCCCTACGCGCGGAACTGGCCTCCCGGGCCGCCTTCCTCCGGCGCGCGGAGGAGCTTCGGGCCGCTCGCCGTCCCTGGGCCGGGATCCTGTTCGGATGGCTCCGATATGCTCGGGCCGGTGCTGTCCTCGCAGGCATCCTGCTGATCGCCGGGGTGCTGCACCTCCTGGCCCAGCAAAGCCTTCCGGGGGATCCCCTCTACGGGTTGAAGCGGGCGGAGGAGCGGGTCTGGCTGGCGCTGACGCTAGACCCGGTGGAGCGGCGTCTGGTGGAGGAGACCCTGGCCGCCCGCCGCTGGGAGGAATACCGAGCCCTCGCGCAGCGCCGGGGCTCGGGGACGGTGACCTGGGAGGGCCAGATCGAGGGGAGCGAGGGGATCACCTGGCGCATCGGGGGGATCCCAGTGGAGGTCTTCCCCGAGACGGAGATCGTGGGACCGGTGGCCCTGGGCCAGCGGGCCGTGGTGACCGCCTTCCTGGGGCCGGAGGGGGGGCTGATTGCCCTGCAGATCCGGGCGATCTCGGAGACCCCGACTCCGATCCCGGAGCCAGAGGCCACCAGGATGCCTGCGGAGACGCCGGAGACACCCACCCCGGCCCCGGTTCAGACCCGCCTGTCCATGCGGACGCCTCAGCCGACGTCGACATTGATCCCTGGCCCGGCTCCTACGGCCACCCCGTCGCCGCCCGCGCCGGCGACGCCCACGCTCACGCCAACGCCTACCCCGATGCGGGGATCCACGCCCACGCCAACGCCTACCCCAGAGGATCACGACGAGGGAGAGACCGTGGAGTGGAAGGGGGTCCTCCAGGCGATCGCTGGATCCACATGGATCATCGACGGCCGCGCGGTGCAGGTCACCGGCAATACGAAGATCCACGGCGATCCCCGGATCGGCGATCGTGTGGAGGTTAAGGCGCGGCGTCAACCCGATGGAACGCTCGTCGCGCTGGAGATCGAGCGGGAGGATTAG